In one window of Stigmatopora argus isolate UIUO_Sarg chromosome 19, RoL_Sarg_1.0, whole genome shotgun sequence DNA:
- the napbb gene encoding N-ethylmaleimide-sensitive factor attachment protein, beta b produces MDNSGKEKEAIQLMADADKKCKSSGSFLGGMFGGGHHHKVEEACEMYCRAANMFKMAKNWSGAGGAFCKAAHLHMQLQNKHDCATSFIDAGNAYKKSDPNEAIKCLNAAIDIYTDMGRFTIAAKHHISIAEIYEAELVDIEKAIAHYEQAADYYKGEESNSSANKCLLKVGAYCAQLEQYQKAIEIYEQVGASTMDNPLLKYSAKEYFFKASLCHFIVDELNAKIAVEKYEEMFPAFSDSRECKLLKKLLEAHEEQNSEAFTEAVKDFDSISRLDQWHTTLLLRIKKTIQGDEGDLK; encoded by the exons ATGGACAACAGTGGGAAAGAAAAAGAAGCTATACAGCTCATGGCCGACGCCGACAAGAAATGCAAGTCGTCGGGTTCTTTTTTGGGAGGAATGTTCGGCGG aGGACATCATCACAAAGTGGAGGAAGCCTGTGAAATGTACTGCAGAGCAGCCAACATGTTCAAGATGGCCAAGAACTGGAGTG gtgcCGGTGGAGCGTTTTGCAAGGCCGCTCACCTTCACATGCAGCTGCAGAATAAACACGACTGCGCCACTAGTTTCATCGATGCCGGCAACGCGTACAAGAAGTCTGATCCCAATG AGGCAATCAAGTGTTTAAATGCCGCCATCGATATTTACACAGACATG GGAAGGTTCACCATCGCGGCCAAACATCACATCAGTATCGCCGAAATCTACGAGGCTGAGTTGGTGGACATCGAAAAA GCAATTGCGCATTATGAGCAAGCAGCGGACTACTACAAGGGAGAAGAATCAAACAG TTCAGCCAACAAGTGTCTATTGAAGGTTGGGGCCTACTGTGCTCAGTTGGAACAGTACCAGAAGGCCATTGAGATCTATGAACAG GTTGGCGCCAGCACGATGGACAACCCGCTGCTAAAGTACAGCGCCAAGGAGTATTTCTTTAAAGCGTCGCTGTGTCACTTTATCGTGGACGAGCTCAACGCCAAG ATCGCTGTGGAAAAATACGAGGAGATGTTCCCTGCTTTCTCCGACTCTAGAGAATGCAAACTGTTGAAG aaactgCTGGAAGCTCACGAGGAACAGAACAGCGAAGCTTTCACAGAAGCG GTGAAGGACTTCGACTCCATCTCGCGTCTGGACCAATGGCACACCACGCTGTTGTTACGCATCAAAAAGACCATCCAGGGCGACGAGGGGGACCTCAAATGA